tatgtattttccattatggtttatcataggatattgaatatggttctctgtgttatacagtagggccttgatgtttatccatcctatagtccttaaaattttttacatttacctgtgactgcactgggtctcctGCTGCGTGCAGGCTCTCTTCAGTTggggcgagtgggggctgctgtctagtcctgcacaggcttctcactgcagtggcttctcctgtggagcATGGGCCACAGagtgcagacttcagtagttgtgacactcGGGCTCAGCACTTGCAGCTCacagctccagagcacaggctcggtggttgtggcacacgggtttagttgctccgtggcatgtgggatcttcccagaccagggatcaaaaccatggcCCCAGCGTTGGCAGGACGATTCTTAActattgggccaccagggaaggctcgtTCTTTTGAAATTGCTTCATTCTAAGACATGGGGCGTGTCCTTGGAGAAAGTAAAACGAATTATAACATAAACCCAGTGAGTGTGCCCTCCCTTCCCTTCAGTGAGCATGTGCCCAGAGTGTGAGAGATTGGAGGTGGACACGCCGTCTCATGGGTCACACAAAGCTTGCATGGGCTGCCTGCCTAAGCAGGGGTAGCGTGTTCAGTGTGCGTGTTTTTCACATCACTCGGCGCCTGCACACAAGTGGATGCCTCAAGTGAGGCCAAGAACGTCCTCCGCACTGCGGTGCAGGTGGCTCTGGCTGGCTGTGTGGCACAAGCTCTCACCCTGTTCTGAGGGCTTGGCCATGTCTGCTGTGCAGCTGCTGTCCTGCACGGTGAGGGGAAGCAGAGTCTGTTTACGGACTTGGTGGGTCTGAAGCTGACCTGGGATGACGTTATTAATCAAGTGTTTGTTTCCCCACCGGCTTCTAGGCATTGAAGTCGATATTGATGTGGAACACGGAGGCAAGAGAAGCCGCCTGACCCCCACCTCTGCAGGCAGTTCCAGCACAGAGGAGAAGTGTAGCTCTCAGCCAAGCAGCTGCTGCTCTGACCCCAGCAAGCCAGACAGGGACGTGGAGGGCACAGCACAGTCTCTGACGGAGCAGATGAATAAGATCGCCCTGGAGTCAGGGGGTCAGCATGAGGCAAGTGCCCCCCTAACACATCCGGAGCTTCTCCCAGCACCTGAGTCACAGCCCCTCCCTGGCACTCACACGGCCAGCAGAACCCATTTCCGTTGAGTTGTTGGTGGCATTTAAGTTGTCCTGTGAACCCTCCACTAGAACTCTGTAAAGCAGAAGGACTCTTGCTAGTCCTGCGTGCCCTGTCTCTCGCAGAGCTGAGACTGTGGTCAGGTGGCCTGTTGTTCTCATTCTTGTGCTCACTGGGGCTTTGTTTCAGGAACAGATGGAGTCTGATAACTGTTCAGGAGGAGATGATGACTGGACTCATCTGTCTTCAAAAGAGGTGGACCCGTCTACAGGTGAACTGCAGTCTCTACAGATGCCTGAGTCTGAAGGGCCAAGCTCTCTGGATCCTTCCCAGGAAGGACCCACAGGACTGAAGGAAGCTGCACTGTACCCACATCTGCCACCAGGCAAGGGATTTCGGATTGTTGTGTATTACTCCCTTTTCCATTCAGAGCCTCCTATCACTTGCTTCTAGCAACACAGATAGGCATTACCTTCTCTACTGCAGGGCTTGTCTATTGATGTCAGAGAAATCTAGGAGTTGGTTTTGTCCTCTGCGTCTATACTGAGCCTTAGTACGCTCAGCTAGTTTTAGTAATTTCTAGAACTTAACCCACAGACCCAGAATTATGAAGGCAGATGTGATATGGCGGCAGCACTGGCTCTGGGCACTGCCACGCACTGCTGAAAGTGGAGTCGGAGTCCATCTCCACTGTTTGCTCATCGCAAGTGCTAATCTCGGAGCAGGGGTCACAGTCACGGTGCCAGTAGGAGCCAGGCAGGAAGCCATGGTGTAGAGTGGGTGGTGTGGAAGGCAGCAGGGCCGGGTGGAGAGTGGCAGCCTGGAGGACACACACTGAGTAGATGAGGCCACTCACATCCTGCTCTGCTTCATCACTGTCACGTGGCGGGGCGTTTAAAACGTTATTCAGCTGGAAACCCATCTATGCCCCGAATTCAGCCCTTGGGCTGCCAGtatttctcttctctgccttGAAGTGGAGAGTGGCAAACTATGGCCTATGGGCCAATAATGACTTTGTCATTTTTATGATGGTTGGAAAAAAGTCAAGATGGGAAAATGAGATGAAATTCAAATCTTGTGTTCATAAATGtaagttttactggaacatagATAGCCATGCTAATTTTTTACCTATTGTGTGGCTGCTTTTATACTTCAACAGCTGAGCTGAATTTTTGTGACAGAGACCAAATAGCCTGCAAAgcagcttaaaatatttactcttgaTTTTTTACAGAAAAAGCTTGACAGTCCCTGCCTTGGAGGGTCCCTGTGAGGATTAAGACCTTGTAAAAGGGCCAGGTACAGGTCACATTTGGGGCGCAGTGCCTCTTCCTCATAGCTGTCATTACTCTTTCTGGCAGAAGCTGACCCCCGGCTGATTGAGTCCCTCTCCCagatgctgtccatggggttctctgaTGAAGGCGGCTGGCTCACCAGGCTTCTGCAGACCAAGAATTACGACATCGGGGCTGCCCTGGACACCATCCAGTATTCAAAACACCCACCACCTTTGTGACGATGTTTGCTCACCCATTCTGTGTCCCCTTTCTTGTCTCATAGTCGTGTTGAGTTAGTGTAGAACCCCAGTGCCTCTAAGTCCCAATTTCTCATCATTCTTCTTTCAGAATCTGGGGGGTGGGGATGCACAAAGCCATTTAGGGCAGTAGAACAAGTGACACGGGGGGAGTTCCAAGGGTGTGAGTGCGGATTCTGAGAAACACTGATCAGCTTCCCATGGATGCTGGCTCCTTCCAGCCAGGGGACCCCGCCCTGGGGCAGAGCGAGAGACTCCTCGCTGGGGAGGACGTGGAGACCATACTGCATCTTATCCGTACTCTCCCTGCAGGATTACACCAGCAGTCCAGAAGAGATCTTGCCAAATggctttctgctttttctttcttttttaatgactataGGACACTGATATGTAACTGATTTTCTGCTAGAAGTTTGATATCCTCTGAATTTAGCTAAAGGATCACCAGCATTCACCCGGGGTGGAAGAGGCTGTCCTGTAGCGATTACAGCTCAGGACTGTGGCTAACATCTGAGAATAAAGAAGGGCTGACAGAGGAACTGATGTTGTTCAGAGTACTGCCTATTTCATAACCACTGTAGTTACTGTTTCCAAACCTGTCAGCTGCTTTTAAAGTTAAGAAAATCGCTTTGTAACCATTCTATTTGTAAACAATTTTAATTAAAGGTATAAGCACTTTAATCAAAGATGGTACAAGAGGTAATCTGTTTGATGGTCATATTTATCATCGCTTCTTGTAGTTCCCATAAGTCATCCTTAGTCCTACTATTTGAAAGCAACCTGGGGAACCCTGTTTTCAGTGGCACAGAGGTCACTGAATTGAAGGGTTCATGTGACAAATATGTCTACGTGAATAACATACTAGTTTCAACTCACAGATCGTCATCAAAGTCCTCTCCAGTTTTAAAAAGGTCACACAGACGCATGAGTGAAGAACGTGCCTGCATCCCTTTGACCAAGGGCACACCCTCTGCCCAGGGGCCTGTGCCCTGTGACTGCTCAGGGATCCTCCCACAGAGCCACTTGGGCCCAGGCATGGGAGTGTGTGTGGTCTGAGGAGACTGGCGTGCACCAGGGAGCCTGCAGAGGCCTCCTTCCCTTGGAGTCTGGGCCCTGGGGGCCCCTTGCTCAGCCTGTGCTGCCTGGATTGGC
The DNA window shown above is from Bos indicus x Bos taurus breed Angus x Brahman F1 hybrid chromosome 7, Bos_hybrid_MaternalHap_v2.0, whole genome shotgun sequence and carries:
- the SQSTM1 gene encoding sequestosome-1 isoform X1 — its product is MAMSYVKDDIFRIYIKEKKECRRDQRPSCAQEVPRNMVHPNVICDGCNGPVVGTRYKCSVCPDYDLCSACEGKGLHREHGKLAFPSPIGHFSEGFSHSRWLRKLKHGHFGWPAWEMGTPGNWSPRPPQAGDAHPGPATESASGPSEDPSVNFLKNVGESVAAALSPLGIEVDIDVEHGGKRSRLTPTSAGSSSTEEKCSSQPSSCCSDPSKPDRDVEGTAQSLTEQMNKIALESGGQHEEQMESDNCSGGDDDWTHLSSKEVDPSTGELQSLQMPESEGPSSLDPSQEGPTGLKEAALYPHLPPEADPRLIESLSQMLSMGFSDEGGWLTRLLQTKNYDIGAALDTIQYSKHPPPL